One Cololabis saira isolate AMF1-May2022 chromosome 18, fColSai1.1, whole genome shotgun sequence genomic region harbors:
- the zfyve1 gene encoding zinc finger FYVE domain-containing protein 1 isoform X2, translating into MEMLKSKLEQVCSFLLVDDKEEMKVKDDEDFINRLHCKPDELLKVVSIFGNTGEGKSHTLNHTFFLGREVFKTSPTQESCTVGVWAAMDPLHRVVVIDTEGLLGAGANQGQRTRLLLKVLAVSDVVIYRTHADRLHDDLFKFLGDASDAYLKHFTKELKATTTRCGLDVPLSTLGPGVIIFHETVHTKLLGSDKPADSVERLIHERFRKLGLFPEAFSSIQYRGTRTYNPPTDFSGLLRSLEQQLDNNTTRSPRSASVIFKALQALSERFSGEIPDEHMTSNSFFPDEYFTCSSICLSCGSGCKRSMNHLKEELDHEAKHRCRYSAQYDNRIYTCKACYEGGKEVIVVPKTTASSDSPWFGLAIYAWSGYVIECPNCAVIYRSRQYWYGNQDPVDSVVRTEIQHIWPGSDGFLKDNNNAAQRLLDGVKYISQSVSELSVKPAKAVTSWLTDQIAPSYWTPNSLISKCHKCGEEFQANDTKHHCRACGEGFCDACSAKTRPVPERGWGLDPVRVCDACFHDRGISTELLDAALEEEGGTLIARKVGEAVQNTFGAVVGAIDIPLGLVKDAARPAYWVPDQDIHSCCECQREFTPRLSIHHCRACGQGVCDDCSQERRPVPSRGWDHPVRVCNSCSQKPGEL; encoded by the exons atggagatgctCAAGTCCAAACTGGAGCAAGTGTGCAGTTTCCTGTTAGTTGATGACAAGGAAGAGATGAAG GTGAAGGATGATGAGGACTTTATTAACAGACTACACTGCAAACCAGATGAGCTTCTgaaggtggtttccatctttggaaacactggagagggGAAATCCCACACCCTGAACCATACTTTCTTTCTTGGACGAGAAGTGTTCAAGACCTCCCCCACCCAAGAGTCCTGCACTGTGGGCGTTTGGGCTGCTATGGATCCACTGCACAGGGTCGTAGTCATTGATACGGAGGGATTGCTTGGGGCTG GAGCTAATCAGGGTCAGCGGACACGACTTCTTCTCAAGGTCCTTGCTGTCTCTGATGTGGTTATCTACCGAACACATGCTGACCGTCTCCATGACGATCTTTTTAAGTTCCTTGGCGATGCATCGGATGCTTACTTGAAACATTTCACAAAAGAGCTGAAGGCGACGACTACCCGCTGTGGTCTCGACGTTCCCTTGTCCACCTTGGGCCCTGGCGTGATCATCTTTCATGAGACCGTCCACACCAAGCTCCTAGGATCAG ACAAACCAGCTGATTCAGTTGAGCGTCTGATTCATGAGCGATTCAGGAAACTGGGCCTGTTTCCAGAAGCTTTCAGCTCTATACAGTATCGTGGGACTCGAACCTACAACCCGCCGACGGACTTCAGTGGTTTGCTGCgcagccttgagcagcagctGGATAACAACACCACTCGTTCACCACGTTCTGCAAGTGTCATTTTTAAGGCGCTACAG GCCCTGAGTGAGCGCTTCAGTGGAGAGATTCCAGATGAGCATATGACCAGTAACTCATTCTTCCCAGATGAGtacttcacctgctccagcatCTGCCTCAGCTGTGG GTCGGGCTGCAAGAGAAGCATGAATCACCTAAAAGAAGAACTCGACCATGAGGCCAAACATCGCTGCCGCTACTCTGCGCAGTACGACAACCGCATTTATACCTGCAAG GCCTGCTATGAGGGGGGCAAGGAAGTAATAGTGGTTCCCAAAACAACAGCCTCGTCGGACTCCCCGTGGTTTGGCTTGGCCATCTACGCCTGGTCAGG ataCGTAATTGAGTGTCCAAACTGTGCAGTGATCTACAGAAGCAGACAGTACTGGTATGGAAACCAAGACCCGGTGGATTCGGTGGTTAGGACTGAGATCCAGCACATCTGGCCTGGG tcTGACGGCTTTTTGAAAGACAACAACAACGCTGCTCAGAGGTTGTTGGACGGAGTCAAATACATTTCTCAGTCTGTATCTGAACTCAGCGTCAAACCAGCCAAAGCGGTCACTTCCTGGCTTACGGACCAGATTGCTCCATCCTACTGGACGCCCAACTCCCTTATCTCG AAATGTCATAAATGTGGTGAAGAATTCCAAGCCAATGACACCAAGCATCACTGTCGTGCCTGTGGAGAGGGTTTCTGTGATGCCTGCTCAGCGAAAACCCGGCCGGTCCCAGAGAGGGGCTGGGGTCTGGATCCAGTCAGAGTCTGCGATGCTTGTTTCCACGACAGGGGAATCTCAACTG AGTTGCTGGACGCTGccttggaggaggagggaggcacCCTGATAGCCAGAAAGGTTGGAGAGGCTGTTCAGAACACCTTTGGCGCTGTAGTGGGTGCCATCGACATACCTCttg GGCTAGTGAAGGATGCAGCTCGCCCGGCCTACTGGGTCCCAGATCAGGACATCCACTCCTGCTGCGAGTGCCAAAGGGAGTTCACGCCACGTCTCTCCATCCACCACTGTCGGGCCTGTGGCCAGGGTGTGTGCGACGACTGCTCCCAGGAGCGCCGCCCTGTGCCGTCCCGCGGCTGGGACCACCCGGTGCGGGTTTGCAACAGCTGCAGCCAGAAGCCTGGGGAACTCTAG
- the zfyve1 gene encoding zinc finger FYVE domain-containing protein 1 isoform X1, which produces MSGQSPVVDKGMNTVLVCQESYACGGSDEAAFECDECGSLQCSRCELELHRQDRMKNHDRVRISPGHVPFCDSCKGDSSCAIRLRAVVRCQGCKINLCLDCQKRTHGGVNKRKHPLTPYPPVKAAQDNSVTAGETEMEMLKSKLEQVCSFLLVDDKEEMKVKDDEDFINRLHCKPDELLKVVSIFGNTGEGKSHTLNHTFFLGREVFKTSPTQESCTVGVWAAMDPLHRVVVIDTEGLLGAGANQGQRTRLLLKVLAVSDVVIYRTHADRLHDDLFKFLGDASDAYLKHFTKELKATTTRCGLDVPLSTLGPGVIIFHETVHTKLLGSDKPADSVERLIHERFRKLGLFPEAFSSIQYRGTRTYNPPTDFSGLLRSLEQQLDNNTTRSPRSASVIFKALQALSERFSGEIPDEHMTSNSFFPDEYFTCSSICLSCGSGCKRSMNHLKEELDHEAKHRCRYSAQYDNRIYTCKACYEGGKEVIVVPKTTASSDSPWFGLAIYAWSGYVIECPNCAVIYRSRQYWYGNQDPVDSVVRTEIQHIWPGSDGFLKDNNNAAQRLLDGVKYISQSVSELSVKPAKAVTSWLTDQIAPSYWTPNSLISKCHKCGEEFQANDTKHHCRACGEGFCDACSAKTRPVPERGWGLDPVRVCDACFHDRGISTELLDAALEEEGGTLIARKVGEAVQNTFGAVVGAIDIPLGLVKDAARPAYWVPDQDIHSCCECQREFTPRLSIHHCRACGQGVCDDCSQERRPVPSRGWDHPVRVCNSCSQKPGEL; this is translated from the exons ATGAGTGGCCAAAGTCCAGTGGTGGATAAAGGAATGAACACGGTCCTGGTCTGTCAGGAAAGTTACGCCTGTGGAGGGTCAGATGAGGCTGCCTTTGAATGCGATGAATGTGGCAGCTTGCAATGTTCCCGCTGTGAACTGGAGCTTCATCGCCAGGATCGTATGAAGAATCACGACCGGGTTCGGATCTCACCGGGCCACGTTCCCTTCTGTGACTCCTGTAAGGGTGACAGCAGCTGCGCTATCAGACTCAGAGCGGTGGTACGCTGCCAGGGTTGTAAGATCAACCTGTGTTTGGATTGCCAGAAACGCACTCATGGTGGAGTCAACAAGAGGAAGCACCCTCTCACACCGTACCCCCCTGTCAAAGCTGCTCAGGATAACAGTGTGACTGCTggggagactgagatggagatgctCAAGTCCAAACTGGAGCAAGTGTGCAGTTTCCTGTTAGTTGATGACAAGGAAGAGATGAAG GTGAAGGATGATGAGGACTTTATTAACAGACTACACTGCAAACCAGATGAGCTTCTgaaggtggtttccatctttggaaacactggagagggGAAATCCCACACCCTGAACCATACTTTCTTTCTTGGACGAGAAGTGTTCAAGACCTCCCCCACCCAAGAGTCCTGCACTGTGGGCGTTTGGGCTGCTATGGATCCACTGCACAGGGTCGTAGTCATTGATACGGAGGGATTGCTTGGGGCTG GAGCTAATCAGGGTCAGCGGACACGACTTCTTCTCAAGGTCCTTGCTGTCTCTGATGTGGTTATCTACCGAACACATGCTGACCGTCTCCATGACGATCTTTTTAAGTTCCTTGGCGATGCATCGGATGCTTACTTGAAACATTTCACAAAAGAGCTGAAGGCGACGACTACCCGCTGTGGTCTCGACGTTCCCTTGTCCACCTTGGGCCCTGGCGTGATCATCTTTCATGAGACCGTCCACACCAAGCTCCTAGGATCAG ACAAACCAGCTGATTCAGTTGAGCGTCTGATTCATGAGCGATTCAGGAAACTGGGCCTGTTTCCAGAAGCTTTCAGCTCTATACAGTATCGTGGGACTCGAACCTACAACCCGCCGACGGACTTCAGTGGTTTGCTGCgcagccttgagcagcagctGGATAACAACACCACTCGTTCACCACGTTCTGCAAGTGTCATTTTTAAGGCGCTACAG GCCCTGAGTGAGCGCTTCAGTGGAGAGATTCCAGATGAGCATATGACCAGTAACTCATTCTTCCCAGATGAGtacttcacctgctccagcatCTGCCTCAGCTGTGG GTCGGGCTGCAAGAGAAGCATGAATCACCTAAAAGAAGAACTCGACCATGAGGCCAAACATCGCTGCCGCTACTCTGCGCAGTACGACAACCGCATTTATACCTGCAAG GCCTGCTATGAGGGGGGCAAGGAAGTAATAGTGGTTCCCAAAACAACAGCCTCGTCGGACTCCCCGTGGTTTGGCTTGGCCATCTACGCCTGGTCAGG ataCGTAATTGAGTGTCCAAACTGTGCAGTGATCTACAGAAGCAGACAGTACTGGTATGGAAACCAAGACCCGGTGGATTCGGTGGTTAGGACTGAGATCCAGCACATCTGGCCTGGG tcTGACGGCTTTTTGAAAGACAACAACAACGCTGCTCAGAGGTTGTTGGACGGAGTCAAATACATTTCTCAGTCTGTATCTGAACTCAGCGTCAAACCAGCCAAAGCGGTCACTTCCTGGCTTACGGACCAGATTGCTCCATCCTACTGGACGCCCAACTCCCTTATCTCG AAATGTCATAAATGTGGTGAAGAATTCCAAGCCAATGACACCAAGCATCACTGTCGTGCCTGTGGAGAGGGTTTCTGTGATGCCTGCTCAGCGAAAACCCGGCCGGTCCCAGAGAGGGGCTGGGGTCTGGATCCAGTCAGAGTCTGCGATGCTTGTTTCCACGACAGGGGAATCTCAACTG AGTTGCTGGACGCTGccttggaggaggagggaggcacCCTGATAGCCAGAAAGGTTGGAGAGGCTGTTCAGAACACCTTTGGCGCTGTAGTGGGTGCCATCGACATACCTCttg GGCTAGTGAAGGATGCAGCTCGCCCGGCCTACTGGGTCCCAGATCAGGACATCCACTCCTGCTGCGAGTGCCAAAGGGAGTTCACGCCACGTCTCTCCATCCACCACTGTCGGGCCTGTGGCCAGGGTGTGTGCGACGACTGCTCCCAGGAGCGCCGCCCTGTGCCGTCCCGCGGCTGGGACCACCCGGTGCGGGTTTGCAACAGCTGCAGCCAGAAGCCTGGGGAACTCTAG
- the wdr21 gene encoding WD repeat domain 21: MKKWNWREGQRPHKQQGGGRRHRWYRNNRQKSTRDEQWYRHNDAGPSNGPSHGASASLPSSSKSSNDAPELPGFYFDPEKNRYFRLLPGHNNCNPLTREQLQEKEREKQRHKMLAEDEKPRKKAPRAGLNSSLLLQKRQLGLLPENSYCRMVHEVKVSGMMRHKLDVQSPDNGSPNTDNFRIIVGDSACERVFTVNDVALGGCKYGIMNFGSSSQGSLTAEMCDNLYFTNRKVNSICWASVGYPDSHVLLCLVGAADTPSCVSLLPASLFSYSDPDQPGMLCSFKISTAWSCAWCLNPQFDKTFSTGLSRRVIVKDAATGRTQTYSVGSDVLVQQFAHRVPVLFNGCRSGEVFSIDLRQRGRRGHSWKASRFHQESAITSVRVLQDENYLLAADMLGKIKLWDMRMIKPVQEYMGHYNEHAYLPIHVNEREDLLLAVGQDCYTRFWSLKDGHLLRTIPSPHPAANDMIPSVVFSSNLGGCGGLPGLLMAVKHDLYYFPYNTDYRGEKS; this comes from the exons GTACAGACATAATGATGCTGGACCATCAAATGGACCATCACATGGAGCATCTGCTTCTTTACCCTCGTCTTCTAAATCCAGCAATGATGCACCAG AGCTGCCAGGTTTCTACTTTGACCCTGAAAAGAACCGCTACTTCCGCCTGCTGCCTGGACACAACAATTGCAACCCTCTGACCAGAGAGCAATTgcaggagaaagaaagagagaaacaaaGGCATAAGATGCTGGCAGAGGATGAAAAGCCAAGAAAA AAAGCTCCAAGAGCAGGGCTTAACTCTTCATTGCTGCTGCAGAAAAGGCAGCTTGGGCTGTTACCAGAGAACTCCTACTGCAG GATGGTCCATGAGGTGAAGGTCAGTGGAATGATGCGCCACAAACTAGACGTCCAGAGCCCCGACAACGGGAGCCCAAACACTGACAACTTCAGGATCATAGTG GGGGACTCGGCTTGTGAGCGAGTTTTCACCGTCAATGATGTCGCTCTCGGCGGCTGCAAGTACGGCATCATGAACTTCGGCAGCAGCAGCCAGGGCTCTCTGACTGCGGAAATGTGCGACAACCTGTACTTCACCAACCGGAAG GTGAATTCCATCTGCTGGGCCTCAGTCGGCTACCCTGATTCTCACGTATT GCTTTGTCTGGTGGGAGCAGCAGACACCCCCAGCTGTGTTAGTCTACTGCCCGCCTCCCTCTTCAGCTACTCTGATCCAG ATCAGCCTGGGATGCTGTGCAGTTTCAAAATTTCCACAGCTTGGTCTTGTGCGTGGTGCCTCAATCCGCAGTTTGACAAGACTTTCAGCACTG GCCTCTCTCGTAGAGTCATTGTGAAGGATGCAGCGACGGGACGAACGCAGACATACAGCGTTGGCAGTGACGTCTTGGTTCAGCAGTTTGCTCATAGG GTCCCTGTCCTGTTTAACGGTTGCAGATCAGGGGAGGTTTTCAGCATAGACCTCCGTCAGCGTGGCCGCAGGGGTCATAGTTGGAAGGCCAGTCGCTTCCACCAAGAATCAGCCATCACCTCTGTGCGAGTCCTGCAGGATGAGAATTACCTGCTGGCTGCTGACATGCTGGGCAAG ATCAAGCTGTGGGACATGCGGATGATAAAACCAGTGCAAGAGTACATGGGGCATTACAACGAGCACGCCTACCTTCCCATCCATGTCAATGAGCGTGAGGACCTTCTTCTGGCAG TGGGTCAAGATTGCTACACGAGGTTTTGGAGCTTAAAGGACGGCCATCTGCTCAGGACCATTCCCTCACCCCATCCAGCTGCAAATGACATGATCCCAAGTGTCGTCTTCTCTTCTAATTTGGGTGGCTGCGGGGGGTTGCCCGGCTTGCTCATGGCTGTCAAACATGACCTGTACTACTTTCCGTATAACACCGACTATAGGGGGGAGAAGAGCTGA